From one Lycium barbarum isolate Lr01 chromosome 6, ASM1917538v2, whole genome shotgun sequence genomic stretch:
- the LOC132644250 gene encoding uncharacterized protein LOC132644250 — MTRKLMEARAVLHQVQISPTVSNSVRKQIYLQLIGDRPRIPWKSLIIDNTARQEAQFTIWLYVQDILLTVDRLTKWEMSIDQQCVLCQTHNETRDHLFLHCEFSVKVWYKVMNWIQQPQFLNTDWGQHIQWAICKVKGKSQAARLFKMVYIETIYALWIERNQGIFEKRRRDWLAIAKDVAYICSVRAATGLRNCRSAPILISICSASC; from the coding sequence ATGACTAGAAAGCTTATGGAAGCAAGAGCAGTGTTACATCAAGTGCAGATCAGCCCTACAGTTAGCAATAGTGTCCGTAAACAGATATATTTGCAGCTGATTGGTGACAGACCTAGAATCCCTTGGAAGAGTTTGATCATTGATAATACAGCAAGGCAAGAGGCACAATTCACAATATGGCTATATGTTCAAGACATATTATTGACTGTAGATAGACTGACCAAATGGGAAATGAGTATAGACCAACAATGTGTTCTCTGTCAAACTCATAATGAGACCAGAGATCACTTGTTCCTTCATTGTGAATTCTCTGTGAAAGTGTGGTACAAAGTGATGAATTGGATTCAACAGCCTCAGTTTCTGAATACTGATTGGGGACAACATATTCAATGGGCAATCTGTAAAGTTAAAGGCAAATCTCAGGCAGCTCGACTATTCAAGATGGTCTACATTGAGACTATTTATGCATTGTGGATAGAAAGGAATCAGGGGATatttgaaaaaagaagaagagattgGCTTGCGATAGCTAAAGATGTCGCTTATATTTGCAGTGTTAGAGCAGCTACTGGACTGAGAAATTGTAGATCAGCTCCAATTTTGATTTCTATATGTTCAGCTAGCTGCTAG